From the Quercus lobata isolate SW786 chromosome 6, ValleyOak3.0 Primary Assembly, whole genome shotgun sequence genome, one window contains:
- the LOC115994823 gene encoding uncharacterized protein LOC115994823, which produces MENRPTILVTNDDGIDAPGLRALVRALVSTQHYNVQVCAPDSEKSAVSHCITWRHPLTVKQVHIDGATAFAASGTPADCTSLGISKALFPSIADLVVSGINMGSNCGYHIIYSGTVAGAREAFFNDLPSVSISYEWVGGKSSVDDYTLAAEACLPIISAILAEIRNQAYPQKCFLNIDLPTDVANNKGYRLTKQGKSIYRMGWKQVTSDMQGGKMLSTMTMEANSEASAETETSATLPDNLLFKREVKDPYIDKEVDTDYQYVQEGYITVTPLAALSRADSDSYAFFQNWLPSVAEHASTSSL; this is translated from the exons atggaaaaccgACCAACGATCCTTGTTACGAACGACGATGGCATCGACGCGCCGGGACTTCGAGCTCTGGTTCGAGCCCTCGTCTCCACGCAACACTACAATGTCCAAGTCTGCGCTCCTGATTC GGAAAAGTCAGCTGTTAGTCATTGTATTACTTGGCGCCACCCGCTTACTGTGAAACAAGTACATATTGATGGAGCAACAGCCTTTGCAGCTTCTG GAACTCCAGCTGACTGTACTTCTTTGGGAATTTCCAAAGCACTCTTTCCTTCAATTGCTGATCTG GTAGTTAGTGGCATCAACATGGGTAGCAACTGTGGTTATCACAT CATTTACTCTGGCACAGTAGCAGGTGCTCGAGAGGCCTTTTTCAATGATTTACCTTCTGTCTCTATATCATATGAATG GGTTGGAGGTAAGAGTAGCGTAGATGACTATACGCTTGCTGCTGAGGCTTGTTTACCAATCATAAGTGCAATTCTGGCTGAGATCAGGAATCAGGCTTATcctcaaaaatgttttttgaacATAGATCTGCCAACAGATGTTGCTAATAATAAG GGGTACAGGCTGACTAAGCAGGGTAAAAGTATATATAGAATGGGATGGAAGCAAGTTACTTCTGACATGCAAGGAGGAAAAATGTTATCAACTATGACCATGGAGGCTAACTCAGAAGCATCAGCAGAAACTGAAACGTCAGCTACATTGCCTGACAATCTTTTGTTCAAGAGGGAA GTAAAGGATCCCTACATTGATAAGGAGGTTGATACAGACTACCAATATGTTCAAGAAGGATAT ATTACTGTCACTCCTCTTGCTGCCCTGTCACGTGCAGACAGCGATTCCTATGCCTTCTTTCAAAATTGGCTACCGAGTGTGGCTGAACATGCTTCTACATCATCCTTATGA